In one Neobacillus sp. WH10 genomic region, the following are encoded:
- a CDS encoding glycogen biosynthesis protein GlgD → MKKRSKHQNPEQTTRNGINNQDLELGQDVNLVKQAKKKYEKSGGQPVKSKMHQEN, encoded by the coding sequence TTGAAAAAACGGTCAAAGCATCAAAATCCTGAACAAACAACACGAAATGGCATCAATAATCAAGATCTCGAACTTGGGCAGGATGTCAATCTTGTAAAACAAGCGAAAAAGAAATATGAAAAATCAGGTGGTCAGCCGGTTAAATCGAAAATGCATCAAGAAAATTAA
- a CDS encoding YtzC family protein — protein MATRESMDNLMQQVEDTIRYAEEQYKQSSLQEHYNDDNYTDALQQLEETYQDIAKMAHSANSQQREQLHRMRLQLQQLQNSMILEEH, from the coding sequence ATGGCTACTCGCGAATCAATGGACAATTTAATGCAGCAAGTTGAGGATACAATTCGCTATGCAGAGGAACAATATAAACAAAGCAGCCTTCAGGAGCATTATAATGACGATAATTATACAGATGCGTTGCAACAGCTAGAGGAGACCTATCAAGATATTGCAAAAATGGCCCATAGTGCGAATTCGCAGCAGCGGGAACAACTCCATAGAATGAGACTTCAGCTTCAACAGTTACAGAACTCCATGATTTTAGAAGAGCATTAA
- a CDS encoding TIGR01212 family radical SAM protein (This family includes YhcC from E. coli K-12, an uncharacterized radical SAM protein.), with translation MFQTKPFPYATDDKRYHTWNYHLRQHFGHKVFKVALDGGFDCPNRDGTVAHGGCTFCSAAGSGDFAGNRVETLETQFNEIKEKMHSKWKDGKYMAYFQAFTNTHAPVDVLREKYETVLKQEGVVGLSIATRPDCLQDDVVEYLAELNERTYLWVELGLQTVHERTALLINRAHDFQCYVEGVNKLRKHGIRICSHIINGLPLESYDMMMETAREVAKLDVQGIKIHLLHLLKGTPMVKQYEKGMLEFLSQENYVNLVCDQLEILPPEMIVHRITGDGPIDLMVGPMWSVNKWEVLNAIDAELRRRDSWQGKFYQGALNR, from the coding sequence ATGTTTCAGACAAAACCTTTTCCATATGCAACAGATGATAAACGGTACCATACATGGAATTATCACCTTCGTCAACATTTTGGCCATAAGGTGTTTAAAGTTGCACTAGATGGAGGCTTTGATTGTCCGAACCGTGACGGTACTGTGGCACATGGGGGCTGTACTTTTTGCAGTGCTGCCGGCTCAGGTGATTTTGCTGGAAATCGTGTTGAGACACTGGAGACACAATTCAACGAAATTAAAGAAAAAATGCATTCGAAATGGAAAGACGGCAAATACATGGCCTATTTTCAAGCATTCACAAATACCCATGCACCCGTTGATGTCCTTCGTGAAAAATATGAAACCGTCCTTAAACAAGAAGGTGTTGTGGGATTGTCAATTGCAACCCGTCCGGATTGTCTACAGGATGATGTCGTTGAGTATTTAGCGGAATTAAATGAACGAACCTACTTATGGGTTGAGCTTGGGCTGCAGACAGTGCATGAACGTACTGCATTACTCATCAACCGTGCCCATGATTTTCAATGTTATGTTGAAGGAGTTAACAAGTTAAGAAAGCATGGAATTCGTATTTGCTCTCATATCATAAATGGGTTGCCGCTTGAGTCGTATGACATGATGATGGAAACGGCGCGTGAAGTTGCAAAATTAGATGTGCAAGGGATTAAAATTCACCTGCTGCACCTTCTAAAAGGTACACCAATGGTCAAACAATATGAAAAAGGAATGCTTGAATTCCTCTCACAAGAAAACTATGTAAACTTAGTATGCGACCAATTGGAAATTTTACCGCCGGAAATGATTGTTCATCGCATTACGGGTGACGGCCCAATTGACTTGATGGTCGGCCCAATGTGGAGTGTAAATAAATGGGAAGTGTTGAATGCCATTGATGCAGAACTAAGGCGTAGAGACAGCTGGCAGGGCAAATTTTATCAAGGGGCTTTAAACCGATGA
- a CDS encoding class I SAM-dependent methyltransferase: MKMERILPFAKNLLEKAIKPGDFVVDATVGNGHDTVFLAGLVGENGMVYGFDIQEEAIAATRERLTQNGLLEQVTIFHAGHEQLSAKIPTNVHGKLTGAIFNLGYLPGSDKTTVTRPETTIAAIEQLLDMMAPEGTIVLVIYHGHEQGVVERDSLLQYCEQIHQRTAHVLQYQFINQQNNPPFIVAIEKR, encoded by the coding sequence ATGAAAATGGAGCGTATTCTTCCCTTTGCAAAAAATTTACTCGAAAAAGCAATAAAACCTGGTGATTTTGTGGTTGATGCAACAGTAGGAAATGGACATGACACCGTTTTTTTAGCTGGACTTGTAGGGGAAAACGGGATGGTCTATGGCTTTGATATCCAGGAAGAAGCGATTGCAGCAACTAGAGAGCGCTTAACGCAGAATGGTCTGTTAGAGCAGGTTACCATTTTTCATGCAGGCCATGAGCAGCTTTCTGCTAAGATCCCGACTAATGTTCATGGAAAACTTACCGGCGCTATATTTAACCTTGGCTATCTGCCTGGCAGCGATAAAACGACAGTAACCCGGCCTGAGACAACAATTGCCGCAATTGAGCAGTTGTTAGATATGATGGCACCAGAAGGAACAATTGTACTTGTTATTTACCATGGGCACGAACAAGGTGTTGTGGAAAGGGATTCTCTTCTTCAATATTGCGAACAAATACATCAAAGAACTGCCCATGTACTGCAATATCAATTTATTAATCAACAAAATAACCCGCCGTTTATCGTTGCAATTGAAAAAAGGTAA
- a CDS encoding IS3 family transposase (programmed frameshift) — MAKKGQQFQRYTNEFKLNAVMKYVKGSKSYKVLADELGILNCTQLKVWVKKWEKGEKFEERSGVSNPLKGRPRTNFKSVEEERDYLKAQVDYLKKQLSKSSKGGEIPQQSKYEIIEGLRDVYPITWLLEIAYIKRASYYKWRSTQFKRDERTKQDQDICEHMMGIHILHPEVGCPRMTYLLKENDYKINHKKVYRLMKEMNIQSVIRKKRKRHGHTPSVIHPNRLKRKFKATGPNQKMVTDITYVSDGKQFYYLSVIQDLFNNEIVSWELSKRNDLELVLNTVEIWTKKKDVAEAVLHSDQGFQYTSKGYNNRLEAYSIKGSHSRKGNCLDNACIESFFSHLKTEKLYIEQCKSEVEIRQAIEDYIYHYNYKRIQKKLKQRAPIEYRHALAA, encoded by the exons ATGGCTAAAAAAGGACAACAATTTCAAAGGTATACAAATGAATTTAAATTAAATGCTGTAATGAAATATGTAAAAGGATCTAAAAGTTATAAAGTATTGGCGGATGAGTTAGGAATTTTAAACTGTACTCAACTAAAAGTGTGGGTAAAGAAGTGGGAAAAGGGAGAGAAATTTGAAGAACGAAGTGGAGTGTCTAATCCATTAAAAGGTCGACCTCGTACTAATTTTAAGTCAGTAGAAGAAGAAAGAGATTACCTAAAGGCACAGGTGGATTATTTAAAAAAGCAGT TATCCAAATCTAGTAAAGGAGGAGAAATCCCCCAACAGAGCAAGTATGAAATCATAGAAGGATTAAGGGATGTCTATCCAATCACATGGTTATTGGAAATCGCTTATATTAAAAGAGCAAGCTACTATAAATGGAGGTCCACTCAATTTAAACGCGATGAAAGAACAAAACAAGACCAAGATATATGTGAACACATGATGGGCATTCATATACTTCATCCCGAAGTTGGCTGCCCTCGTATGACCTATTTGTTAAAGGAAAATGATTATAAGATTAATCATAAAAAGGTGTACCGATTGATGAAAGAAATGAACATCCAGTCTGTCATCCGAAAGAAAAGAAAGCGCCATGGTCATACTCCATCCGTAATCCATCCGAATCGCCTAAAGAGAAAATTTAAGGCAACAGGACCTAATCAAAAAATGGTAACGGATATAACATATGTCTCAGATGGTAAGCAATTCTATTACCTATCGGTAATTCAAGATCTATTTAATAATGAGATTGTGTCATGGGAACTTTCGAAACGAAACGACCTTGAACTTGTTTTGAATACAGTAGAAATATGGACAAAGAAAAAAGACGTAGCTGAAGCTGTTCTCCATTCGGATCAAGGCTTTCAGTATACGTCTAAGGGATACAACAATCGATTAGAAGCATACAGCATTAAGGGCAGCCACTCTCGCAAAGGAAACTGCCTGGATAATGCTTGCATTGAATCCTTCTTTTCGCATCTCAAAACAGAGAAGTTGTATATTGAACAGTGTAAATCAGAAGTGGAGATACGACAAGCGATTGAGGATTATATTTATCATTACAATTACAAACGTATTCAAAAGAAACTAAAACAACGCGCGCCGATTGAATATCGACACGCGTTGGCAGCTTAG
- a CDS encoding tetraprenyl-beta-curcumene synthase family protein, producing the protein MMPITLMSRVYRKILPAVHQELAYWKRRAEKIPNPELRNQALASIEHKTFHCEGGAILALTAGEHYKKAVKFIVAYQTISDYLDNLCDRSTSLDPDDFAALHESMSDALVLHTEEKNYYRLRLDQDDNQYLYDLSATCRSVLRELEHYDVIKDYLLELCQYYCDLQINKHVVKEERVPRLEKWFRYYQDDLPDMEWYEFSACSGSTLGIFCLISYAMREDFREKDAENIRKGYFPYIQGLHILLDYFIDQEEDIAGGDLNFCSYYKSEETLFNRLKHFVTEADRHTEYLPHKKFHQLINRGLLGIYLSDAKVRKQKNVRKLAKGIIKSGGWISYFFYFNGLAYRSIQKSVPAFVTRLMTK; encoded by the coding sequence ATGATGCCAATCACCCTCATGTCAAGGGTCTATCGAAAAATCCTTCCAGCAGTCCATCAAGAATTGGCTTATTGGAAAAGGCGTGCTGAAAAAATACCGAACCCGGAGCTTAGAAATCAAGCTCTTGCCAGTATTGAGCATAAAACCTTCCACTGTGAGGGGGGAGCCATTCTTGCACTCACAGCCGGTGAGCATTATAAAAAAGCAGTAAAGTTTATTGTCGCTTATCAAACAATCAGCGACTATTTAGATAATTTGTGCGACCGGAGTACATCTCTTGATCCTGATGATTTTGCGGCATTGCACGAATCGATGTCAGATGCACTTGTTCTACATACAGAAGAGAAAAATTATTACCGCCTTCGCTTGGATCAGGATGACAATCAGTATCTGTATGATTTATCGGCAACATGTCGTTCTGTTTTAAGGGAGTTGGAGCATTATGATGTCATTAAAGATTATCTCCTCGAGTTATGTCAGTACTATTGTGACTTGCAAATAAACAAGCATGTGGTGAAGGAGGAGCGTGTACCTAGGCTGGAAAAATGGTTTCGTTATTATCAGGATGATCTGCCTGATATGGAATGGTATGAATTCTCGGCATGCTCCGGTTCCACACTTGGGATTTTTTGTTTAATCTCGTATGCGATGCGTGAGGACTTTCGGGAGAAAGATGCTGAAAATATTCGTAAGGGATATTTTCCTTATATTCAGGGATTACATATTCTTTTGGACTATTTTATTGACCAGGAGGAGGACATTGCAGGAGGCGACTTGAATTTTTGCTCCTACTATAAAAGTGAGGAAACACTTTTCAATCGCTTAAAGCATTTTGTGACGGAGGCAGACAGGCATACCGAGTACCTTCCACACAAAAAATTTCATCAGCTCATTAATCGCGGCTTGTTAGGGATCTATCTTTCGGATGCAAAGGTCCGTAAACAAAAAAATGTCCGTAAACTGGCGAAAGGAATCATTAAATCCGGTGGCTGGATTAGTTATTTCTTTTATTTCAATGGACTGGCCTACAGGTCAATACAAAAATCAGTACCTGCGTTTGTAACGAGATTAATGACAAAATAA
- a CDS encoding alpha/beta hydrolase: MWKWEAEGEAKAVIVIVHGAMEHHRRYGWLIEMWRLSGFHVIMGDLPGQGMTTRASRGHIDSFDEYIIEVKDWVQAAYRYELPVFLIGHSMGGLISIRLLQEERLNIAGVILSSPCLGLIHTPSKLLDTMSHLFNVVYPSLRMNSGLTVQMATRNEDVREADTNDTLYVTKVSVRWYRELADAIKQAFINLEKIQDIPMLVMQGGDDKIVNKKTVKEWFNHVPLSEKRYKEWPNCYHEIFNEPEREEVFEYAKDFVNSQLKAIGYIV; the protein is encoded by the coding sequence ATGTGGAAGTGGGAAGCTGAAGGAGAAGCAAAAGCGGTAATCGTAATCGTTCATGGGGCAATGGAACACCATAGGAGATACGGCTGGCTGATCGAAATGTGGCGGTTATCGGGATTTCATGTCATTATGGGCGACCTTCCAGGGCAAGGCATGACAACAAGAGCCAGCCGAGGCCATATTGATTCCTTTGATGAATATATCATTGAGGTAAAGGATTGGGTTCAAGCTGCTTATCGCTATGAGCTGCCAGTGTTTTTGATAGGACATAGTATGGGGGGCCTGATTTCCATCCGCTTATTACAGGAAGAACGATTAAATATTGCAGGAGTGATTCTGTCATCACCATGTTTAGGACTCATTCATACTCCATCAAAATTATTAGATACAATGTCACATCTTTTTAATGTTGTTTATCCATCCTTAAGGATGAATTCAGGATTAACGGTCCAAATGGCGACAAGAAACGAGGATGTAAGGGAAGCTGATACCAATGATACACTTTACGTGACAAAGGTTTCTGTCAGATGGTATCGTGAACTTGCGGATGCCATAAAACAGGCATTCATAAACCTCGAAAAAATACAGGATATCCCCATGCTTGTGATGCAGGGCGGGGATGATAAGATTGTAAATAAAAAAACTGTTAAAGAATGGTTCAATCATGTGCCTTTATCGGAAAAAAGGTATAAGGAATGGCCTAATTGCTATCATGAAATATTTAATGAACCGGAGCGGGAAGAGGTTTTTGAATATGCAAAGGATTTTGTTAACAGTCAATTAAAAGCAATTGGTTATATCGTATAG
- a CDS encoding gamma carbonic anhydrase family protein has translation MIYPYKDKYPLIADTAFIADYVTITGDVEIGEQSSVWFNSSIRGDVAPTRIGNKVNIQDNSILHQSPNNPLILEDEVTIGHQVILHSCIVRKGALIGMGSIILDNAEIGEGAFIGAGSLVPQGKKIPPNTLAFGRPAKVIRELTPEDKNEMKRIYTEYAEKGQYYKSLQS, from the coding sequence ATGATTTACCCCTATAAAGATAAATACCCGCTAATTGCTGACACCGCATTTATTGCTGATTATGTAACGATAACTGGTGATGTTGAAATAGGTGAACAGTCCAGTGTCTGGTTTAATTCGAGTATTAGAGGTGATGTCGCACCAACGAGGATTGGCAATAAAGTGAATATCCAAGATAACTCTATCTTACACCAAAGTCCTAATAACCCGCTAATTTTAGAAGATGAAGTAACAATTGGGCATCAGGTGATCCTTCACAGCTGCATCGTAAGAAAAGGAGCATTAATCGGGATGGGATCCATTATTCTTGATAACGCTGAAATCGGTGAAGGTGCATTTATTGGCGCCGGCAGTCTTGTTCCACAAGGGAAGAAAATTCCCCCTAATACTTTAGCATTTGGCAGACCTGCTAAAGTTATTAGAGAATTAACCCCGGAGGATAAAAACGAAATGAAACGCATTTATACAGAATATGCGGAAAAGGGCCAATATTATAAGTCACTTCAATCATAA
- the asnB gene encoding asparagine synthase (glutamine-hydrolyzing), translating into MCGFIGCVHEKTQNYSDEQKQQFKNMNDIITHRGPDDDGFYYDDHIQFGFRRLSIIDIESGHQPLTYENERYWIIFNGEIYNYVELREELLKEGLAFATNSDTEVIIALYSHLKEKAVEKLRGMFAFVIWDKQEQTLYGARDPFGIKPFFYFEDGERTFFASEKKSILLAIENDVLNYDSLQHYLTYQFVPEPNTLSEGIKKLEPGHYFTKKIGAAMEIKKYWKAQFKPVHKSEDDFIKEIKDVLFDSVEKHMRSDVPVGSFLSGGIDSSIIASIAKEFHPSIKTFSVGFDHNGFSEIDVAKETAEKLGVENISYVISPEEYMNEVPKIMWHMDDPLADPACVPLYFVAREARKHVTVVLSGEGADELFGGYNIYREPQSLEVFNKIPRVGKVLLKGIAGIMPEGMKGKSFIERGVTPMEDRYIGNAKMFTEEEKRDLLNVYRDGLNYTDITKPLYEESRGYDPVDRMQYIDIHTWMRGDILLKADKMTMAHSLELRVPFLDKDVFEVASKIPTSLKTANGTTKYILRKAAEGIVPAHVLDRKKLGFPVPIRHWLKNEMNDWAKKIIRESNTDHLINKTYVLSLLEDHCQGKADNSRKIWTVLMFMVWHQIYVESVYSFQRDYALQKELQLLKH; encoded by the coding sequence ATGTGTGGTTTTATCGGTTGTGTACACGAGAAAACACAAAACTATAGTGACGAACAGAAACAACAATTTAAAAATATGAATGATATTATAACCCACCGAGGGCCAGATGATGATGGTTTTTATTATGATGACCATATTCAATTTGGCTTTCGCCGCTTGAGTATTATTGATATTGAGAGCGGCCACCAGCCGCTTACGTATGAAAATGAGCGGTACTGGATTATTTTTAACGGTGAGATTTATAACTATGTTGAGCTTCGTGAAGAGCTGCTTAAAGAAGGTTTAGCGTTTGCAACGAATTCCGATACGGAAGTCATCATCGCTCTTTATAGCCATTTAAAGGAAAAGGCGGTTGAAAAGCTGCGTGGGATGTTTGCTTTTGTTATTTGGGATAAACAAGAGCAGACGCTTTACGGGGCACGGGATCCATTTGGGATCAAACCGTTCTTCTATTTTGAAGATGGAGAAAGAACATTTTTTGCTTCTGAAAAAAAGAGCATTCTGCTTGCAATAGAAAATGATGTTCTAAATTATGATTCCTTACAGCACTATTTAACCTATCAATTTGTTCCTGAACCAAATACATTGTCAGAGGGAATCAAAAAATTAGAGCCAGGCCATTATTTTACGAAAAAAATCGGCGCTGCTATGGAAATTAAAAAGTATTGGAAGGCACAATTTAAGCCAGTCCATAAATCAGAAGATGATTTTATTAAAGAGATAAAAGATGTTCTATTTGATTCAGTAGAAAAGCATATGCGCAGTGATGTTCCGGTTGGTTCCTTCCTTTCCGGCGGAATCGATTCTTCGATTATTGCATCGATTGCGAAGGAATTTCACCCTTCCATTAAGACATTCTCTGTAGGATTCGATCACAACGGCTTTAGTGAAATTGATGTCGCTAAAGAAACGGCAGAAAAGCTTGGTGTTGAAAACATCAGCTATGTCATTTCACCTGAAGAATATATGAATGAAGTTCCAAAAATCATGTGGCATATGGATGACCCGCTTGCTGATCCAGCCTGCGTGCCGCTTTATTTCGTTGCTCGTGAAGCCCGTAAGCACGTAACGGTCGTTCTTTCAGGTGAAGGTGCGGATGAATTATTCGGCGGCTACAATATTTATCGTGAACCGCAATCGCTAGAGGTATTTAATAAAATCCCAAGAGTCGGAAAAGTGTTATTAAAAGGGATAGCCGGCATTATGCCTGAAGGTATGAAAGGTAAAAGCTTTATTGAGCGCGGCGTAACCCCAATGGAAGATCGTTATATTGGGAATGCGAAAATGTTCACGGAAGAAGAAAAGCGTGATCTTTTAAATGTGTATCGTGATGGATTGAACTATACAGATATAACGAAACCTCTTTACGAAGAGTCCAGAGGTTACGACCCGGTTGACCGAATGCAATATATTGATATTCATACATGGATGCGCGGTGACATTTTACTGAAGGCAGATAAAATGACAATGGCTCATTCATTGGAGTTGCGTGTGCCATTCCTTGATAAAGATGTGTTTGAGGTAGCATCGAAAATTCCTACAAGCTTGAAAACAGCTAATGGAACAACCAAGTATATTTTGCGAAAAGCAGCGGAAGGAATTGTGCCAGCACATGTACTTGACCGGAAGAAACTTGGTTTCCCAGTGCCAATTCGCCACTGGTTAAAAAATGAAATGAACGATTGGGCGAAAAAAATCATCCGTGAAAGCAACACGGATCATTTAATCAATAAAACGTACGTTTTGAGTTTACTTGAAGACCATTGCCAAGGGAAAGCCGACAACAGCCGAAAAATCTGGACGGTTCTCATGTTTATGGTTTGGCATCAAATATATGTTGAGAGTGTTTATTCTTTTCAACGTGATTATGCCTTACAAAAAGAATTACAATTACTGAAACATTAA
- the metK gene encoding methionine adenosyltransferase: MSTKRRLFTSESVTEGHPDKICDQISDSILDAILAKDANARVAAETSVTTGLVLVAGEITTSTYVDIPKIVRETIKGIGYNRAKYGFDSETCAVLTSIDEQSPDIAMGVDQALEAREGQMSDEQIEAIGAGDQGLMFGFACNETKELMPLPISLAHKLARRLTEVRKEELLPYLRPDGKTQVTVEYDENDKPVRIDTIVISTQHHPEVALEQIQRNLKEYVINPVVPQELIDENTKYFINPTGRFVIGGPQGDAGLTGRKIIVDTYGGYARHGGGAFSGKDPTKVDRSAAYAARYVAKNIVAAGLAEKCEVQLAYAIGVARPVSISVDTFGTGKVSEDILVDLVSNNFDLRPAGIINMLNLRRPIYKQTAAYGHFGRTDVDLPWERTDKAEALREQANL; the protein is encoded by the coding sequence ATGTCAACAAAACGTCGTTTGTTCACTTCTGAATCAGTAACTGAAGGTCATCCTGACAAGATCTGTGACCAAATTTCTGATTCCATTTTAGATGCTATTTTAGCAAAGGATGCTAATGCCCGTGTTGCCGCTGAAACTTCAGTAACAACAGGACTAGTTTTAGTTGCTGGCGAAATCACAACTTCTACTTATGTAGACATTCCAAAAATTGTTCGTGAAACAATAAAAGGAATTGGCTACAATCGTGCTAAGTATGGCTTTGACTCCGAGACTTGTGCAGTGTTAACCTCCATTGATGAACAATCACCAGATATCGCCATGGGTGTTGACCAAGCATTAGAAGCACGTGAAGGTCAAATGTCTGATGAACAAATTGAAGCAATTGGCGCAGGCGACCAAGGTTTAATGTTTGGTTTTGCATGTAACGAAACGAAAGAGCTTATGCCGCTTCCGATTTCACTTGCACACAAGCTTGCCCGCCGTTTAACAGAGGTTCGTAAAGAAGAGTTACTTCCTTACCTTCGTCCAGATGGAAAAACGCAAGTAACGGTTGAATACGATGAAAATGACAAGCCTGTCCGTATTGATACGATTGTTATTTCTACTCAACACCATCCAGAAGTTGCATTAGAGCAAATTCAACGTAATTTAAAAGAATATGTCATTAATCCGGTTGTTCCACAAGAACTAATCGACGAAAATACTAAATATTTTATTAACCCAACAGGTCGTTTCGTTATCGGCGGACCTCAAGGGGATGCTGGTCTTACTGGCCGTAAAATCATTGTTGATACTTACGGCGGTTATGCTCGTCATGGCGGCGGTGCATTCTCTGGGAAGGATCCTACAAAGGTTGACCGCTCTGCAGCATATGCAGCTCGTTATGTGGCAAAAAATATTGTGGCAGCTGGACTTGCTGAGAAGTGCGAAGTTCAGTTAGCCTATGCAATTGGTGTAGCAAGACCTGTATCCATTTCTGTTGATACTTTTGGTACGGGTAAAGTAAGCGAAGATATTTTAGTTGATCTTGTTAGCAACAACTTTGACCTTCGCCCAGCAGGAATCATTAATATGTTGAACCTGCGCCGCCCAATTTATAAGCAAACAGCTGCTTACGGACATTTTGGCCGTACAGATGTTGACCTTCCATGGGAGCGCACTGATAAAGCTGAAGCTTTACGCGAACAAGCAAATCTATAA
- the pckA gene encoding phosphoenolpyruvate carboxykinase (ATP): protein MNSVHIPNELMQLLNESNVQMQLSVPQLVEKILNRNEGTLTSTGAVRVSTGKYTGRSPQDKFIVTEESSKDKIAWGSSNQSISEEVFTNLYHKVLEYLKNKNEIYVFKGFAGADKKSRLPIQVINEMAWHNLFAHQLFIRPSEDELLEHDAGFTVISAPNFKADPAIDGTNSETFIIISFERRIVLIGGTEYAGEMKKSIFSVMNYLLPENNIFSMHCSANVGLEGDVALFFGLSGTGKTTLSADPNRRLIGDDEHGWSSNGVFNIEGGCYAKCINLSRDKEPQIFDAIRFGTVLENVIINQESRIPDYDDGTLTENTRAAYPIEAIDNIVQPSIAGHPNTIVFLTADAFGVLPPIAKLTKEQAMYHFLSGYTSKLAGTERGVTSPEATFSTCFGAPFLPLPATRYAEMLGEKILEHNANVFLVNTGWTGGEYGVGSRMKLSYTRAMVQAALEGELNHVETVKDEIFGLNIPLHIAGVPDEVLQPNKTWADPEAYDKKAKELAAKFRENFKKFSAVASEIEEKGGPIA, encoded by the coding sequence ATGAATTCTGTTCATATTCCAAATGAATTAATGCAATTACTAAATGAAAGTAATGTCCAAATGCAATTATCAGTACCCCAATTGGTTGAAAAAATCTTAAACCGCAATGAAGGAACTCTAACCTCAACGGGGGCCGTTCGTGTTTCTACCGGTAAATACACTGGGCGGTCACCACAGGATAAATTTATAGTTACGGAAGAATCTTCCAAGGATAAAATTGCCTGGGGCTCCTCCAATCAATCAATTTCTGAAGAGGTTTTCACAAATCTTTATCATAAGGTCCTTGAGTACTTGAAAAACAAAAATGAAATTTATGTATTTAAAGGCTTTGCCGGCGCTGATAAAAAATCGCGCTTGCCCATCCAAGTGATCAATGAAATGGCTTGGCATAATTTATTTGCTCACCAATTATTCATACGTCCATCTGAAGACGAATTGCTCGAACATGATGCTGGATTTACAGTAATATCTGCTCCTAATTTCAAGGCAGACCCAGCTATTGATGGTACCAACTCAGAAACCTTTATTATCATCTCTTTTGAACGTCGTATCGTATTAATCGGTGGAACCGAGTATGCAGGTGAAATGAAAAAATCCATTTTTTCTGTAATGAATTATTTGCTGCCAGAGAACAATATTTTTTCCATGCACTGTTCTGCCAATGTTGGGTTAGAAGGTGATGTTGCGCTCTTCTTCGGGCTGTCCGGTACAGGTAAAACAACTTTATCTGCTGATCCAAACCGCCGGTTAATCGGTGATGATGAACACGGTTGGTCATCAAATGGCGTCTTTAATATTGAAGGTGGCTGCTATGCTAAGTGTATTAATCTTTCTCGTGATAAAGAGCCGCAAATTTTTGATGCCATTCGTTTTGGGACTGTACTTGAAAACGTTATCATAAATCAAGAGTCGAGAATCCCTGATTATGATGATGGAACTTTAACAGAAAATACACGTGCTGCTTATCCAATTGAAGCGATTGATAATATTGTACAGCCAAGCATTGCCGGTCATCCAAATACAATTGTCTTTTTAACAGCAGATGCATTTGGAGTATTACCTCCAATCGCAAAATTAACAAAAGAGCAGGCGATGTATCACTTCCTAAGTGGGTACACTTCCAAACTTGCCGGAACTGAGCGTGGTGTCACATCACCAGAAGCTACTTTCTCCACCTGCTTTGGCGCACCATTCCTGCCGCTTCCTGCGACCCGATATGCTGAAATGCTCGGTGAAAAAATACTTGAGCATAATGCCAATGTTTTTCTAGTCAATACAGGCTGGACCGGCGGTGAATATGGGGTTGGCAGCCGAATGAAGCTTTCCTATACACGAGCTATGGTTCAAGCGGCCCTCGAAGGCGAACTAAACCATGTGGAAACGGTGAAAGATGAAATTTTCGGCTTAAATATTCCGCTTCATATTGCCGGTGTTCCTGATGAAGTCCTTCAGCCGAATAAAACATGGGCAGACCCAGAGGCCTATGATAAGAAGGCAAAGGAACTTGCTGCTAAATTCCGTGAAAACTTTAAGAAATTTTCCGCTGTTGCGAGTGAAATTGAAGAAAAAGGCGGCCCTATCGCATAA